Proteins encoded together in one Miscanthus floridulus cultivar M001 chromosome 16, ASM1932011v1, whole genome shotgun sequence window:
- the LOC136512990 gene encoding probable xyloglucan glycosyltransferase 7 has protein sequence MAPSWWGRDARANGVSGIGGGGTPVVVKMENPNWSISEVAASEVAAPGSPAGTGGGKAGRGKNARQITWVLLLRAHRAAGRLTGAASAALAVAAAARRRVAAGRTDSDAAPGESTALRTRFYGCIRVFLFLSLLLLAVEVAAYLQGWHLSLEEEVDAGLQAVDGLFAAAYAAWMRARLDYLAPPLQFLTNACVVLFLVQSVDRIVLCLGCFWIRLKGIKPVPLAAADKEDVEAGPEDFPMVLVQMPMCNEREVYQQSIGAVCSLDWPRSNFLVQVLDDSDDATTSALIKEEVEKWQREGVRIVYRHRVIRDGYKAGNLKSAMNCSYVKDYEFVVIFDADFQPQADFLKRTVPHFKGKDDVGLVQARWSFVNKDENLLTRLQNINLCFHFEVEQQVNGAFLNFFGFNGTAGVWRIKALEESGGWMERTTVEDMDIAVRAHLKGWKFLFLNDVECQCELPESYEAYRKQQHRWHSGPMQLFRLCFVDIIKSKIGFWKKFNLIFLFFLLRKLILPFYSFTLFCVILPMTMFVPEAELPAWVVCYIPATMSILNILPAPKSFPFIVPYLLFENTMSVTKFNAMISGLFQLGSAYEWVVTKKSGRSSEGDLLALVEKHSKQQRVGSAPNLDTLTKEESNLKKDTKKKKHNRIYRKELALSFLLLTAAARSLLSAQGIHFYFLLFQGVSFLVVGLDLIGEQVDL, from the exons ATGGCGCCGTCGTGGTGGGGGAGGGACGCGAGGGCCAATGGCGTTAgcggcatcggcggcggcggcacgcccGTGGTGGTGAAGATGGAGAACCCGAACTGGTCCATCTCCGAGGTCGCCGCGTCGGAGGTGGCGGCGCCGGGCTCGCCGGCGGGCACCGGCGGGGGCAAGGCCGGCCGGGGCAAGAACGCGCGGCAGATCACGTGGGTGCTGCTCCTCCGGGCGCACCGCGCCGCGGGCCGGCTGACGGGGGCGGCGTCGGCCGCGctggccgtcgccgccgccgctcgccgcagGGTGGCGGCGGGGCGGACGGACTCGGACGCCGCCCCGGGCGAGAGCACGGCGCTCCGGACGCGCTTCTACGGTTGCATCCGGGTGTTCCTGTTCCtctcgctgctgctgctcgccgtcGAGGTAGCGGCCTACCTCCAGGGCTGGCACCTCTCCCTCGAGGAGGAGGTGGACGCGGGCCTCCAAGCCGTCGACGGTCTCTTCGCCGCCGCCTACGCGGCATGGATGCGCGCCAGACTCGACTACCTCGCGCCGCCGCTGCAGTTCCTCACCAACGCCTGCGTCGTCCTCTTCTTGGTCCAGAGCGTCGACCGCATCGTGCTTTGCCTGGGATGCTTCTGGATCAGGCTCAAGGGGATCAAGCCTGTGCCGCTGGCCGCCGCCGACAAGGAGGACGTCGAGGCCGGTCCCGAGGACTTCCCCATGGTGCTCGTGCAGATGCCCATGTGCAATGAGAGAGAG GTGTACCAGCAATCCATCGGTGCAGTTTGCAGCCTGGACTGGCCAAGGTCAAATTTCCTGGTCCAGGTGTTGGATGATTCTGATGATGCTACCACTTCGGCACTTATCAAGGAGGAGGTGGAGAAATGGCAGCGAGAGGGCGTGCGCATAGTTTACCGGCACCGGGTGATCCGGGATGGCTACAAGGCGGGAAACCTGAAATCAGCCATGAACTGCAGTTATGTGAAAGATTATGAGTTTGTTGTCATCTTTGATGCTGATTTCCAACCACAAGCGGATTTCCTGAAGCGCACTGTGCCCCATTTCAAG GGAAAGGATGACGTCGGGTTGGTTCAGGCAAGATGGTCTTTTGTAAACAAGGATGAGAACCTGCTGACCAGACTTCAGAACATAAATCTTTGCTTCCACTTTGAGGTGGAGCAGCAGGTGAATGGGGCATTTCTCAACTTCTTCGGGTTCAATGGCACCGCAGGAGTGTGGAGAATTAAGGCACTTGAGGAGTCTGGAGGATGGATGGAGAGGACAACAGTGGAGGATATGGACATAGCTGTTCGAGCACATCTCAAGGGGTGGAAGTTTCTCTTCCTAAACGATGTTGAG TGTCAGTGTGAATTGCCAGAATCCTATGAAGCATACAGAAAGCAGCAGCACCGGTGGCACTCAGGTCCCATGCAATTGTTTAGGCTCTGCTTTGTGGATATAATAAAATCTAAG ATTGGATTCTGGAAGAAGTTCAATCTCATATTCCTTTTCTTCCTCCTCCGGAAGCTCATCTTACCCTTCTATTCATTCACTCTTTTCTGTGTCATCCTTCCCATGACAATGTTCGTTCCTGAAGCTGAACTCCCTGCATGGGTAGTATGCTACATTCCAGCAACAATGTCCATCCTCAACATCCTCCCGGCCCCAAAATCTTTCCCATTCATTGTTCCATACCTTCTGTTTGAGAACACCATGTCGGTTACCAAGTTCAATGCCATGATTTCTGGTCTGTTCCAGCTCGGTAGTGCCTACGAGTGGGTTGTCACCAAGAAATCAGGTCGTTCTTCTGAGGGCGATCTCCTAGCCCTCGTTGAAAAACACTCCAAGCAACAAAGAGTAGGTTCTGCACCCAATCTTGACACACTAACAAAGGAGGAGTCAAATCTTAAAAAGGacaccaagaagaagaagcacaacagGATCTACAGGAAGGAACTCGCACTGTCCTTCCTTCTGCTAACAGCAGCCGCCCGCAGTTTGCTGTCTGCCCAGGGCATCCATTTCTACTTCCTCCTGTTCCAAGGGGTCTCATTCTTGGTTGTCGGCCTTGACCTAATTGGCGAGCAAGTGGATTTATAG